The Esox lucius isolate fEsoLuc1 chromosome 5, fEsoLuc1.pri, whole genome shotgun sequence genome includes a region encoding these proteins:
- the tbc1d24 gene encoding TBC1 domain family member 24 → MAEEDYGCFVDWTQMGDMAKSSGPSKLDIKDPVELKKLARQGHWAKNHKLRAQVYQQLIKDIPCRTVTPDAEVYRDLMGGDTGKKSSTAIPLPDFVDGSPVPPYCLKADAVTSVHRVISCLAGQFPDISHCPALPAMTALLLHYSANEAQCFEHISRLLACNEPGRRLIDQTFLAYESSCLTFGDLANKYCPAAHKLIVTTAQDVVEVYSGWQRWVLGDLPFSHVTRVLDVFLVEGYKVLYRIALALLKFYRKQKAGAQPLEGQKQDSAEVKAEIQAFVKAIGSSVTPDKLLEKAFSIRLFSRKEITLLQLTNEKSLQQKGITVKQKRRNVQLALNPDTFSSEVVSAKEMRDIWSWIPERFALCEPQLLFTTSTHGCSLNRFYAHVEGNEPTLLLLRTCDSEVCGAFLSTDWEERKRGGNKLSFFGTGECFVFRLKPEMERYEWVVIRHPELASSIKAQNVEDEAPSDGQNLPVERSSADLTNRLSPFLSARHFHLNSRNTSMFMAGNVDSIIVGGGDGNALYIDGELNHGRTSRCTTFDNPPLCSNESFQVALLEVWGFQDAMASDR, encoded by the exons ATGGCCGAGGAGGACTACGGCTGCTTCGTGGACTGGACCCAGATGGGGGACATGGCCAAAAGCAGCGGGCCCTCCAAACTGGACATCAAGGACCCCGTGGAGCTCAAGAAGCTGGCCAGGCAGGGGCACTGGGCTAAGAACCACAAGCTTCGCGCCCAGGTGTACCAGCAACTCATCAAGGACATTCCTTGTCGCACCGTCACCCCGGATGCCGAGGTATACCGCGACCTCATGGGTGGCGATACAGGTAAAAAATCCTCGACCGCCATCCCGCTGCCGGACTTCGTGGACGGCAGCCCTGTGCCGCCCTACTGCCTCAAGGCGGATGCTGTGACCTCCGTCCACAGGGTCATCTCCTGTCTTGCGGGGCAGTTCCCAGATATCTCTCACTGCCCGGCGCTTCCCGCCATGACCGCCCTCCTGCTGCACTACAGTGCCAACGAGGCGCAGTGCTTTGAGCACATTAGCCGTCTGCTGGCCTGCAACGAACCTGGCCGGCGCTTGATAGACCAGACCTTCCTGGCCTACGAGTCTAGCTGCTTGACCTTTGGTGACCTGGCCAACAAATACTGCCCGGCAGCCCACAAGCTAATTGTGACCACAGCGCAGGACGTGGTGGAGGTATACTCGGGCTGGCAGCGCTGGGTGCTGGGCGACCTGCCCTTCAGCCACGTGACCCGGGTACTAGATGTCTTCCTGGTAGAAGGGTACAAGGTGTTGTACCGCATTGCCCTGGCCCTGCTTAAGTTCTACCGCAAGCAGAAGGCTGGGGCTCAGCCTTTAGAAGGCCAGAAACAAGACTCTGCAGAGGTCAAGGCAGAGATCCAGGCCTTTGTCAAAGCCATCGGCTCTAGCGTCACCCCGGACAAGCTGCTGGAGAAGGCCTTCTCCATCCGCCTTTTCAGCCGCAAAGAGATCACCCTCCTGCAGCTCACCAATGAGAAGTCTCTTCAGCAGAAGGGCATCACTGTGAAACAGAAGAG ACGGAATGTGCAGCTGGCTTTGAACCCGGACACCTTCTCCTCTGAGGTGGTCAGCGCCAAGGAGATGAGGGACATCTGGTCCTGGATCCCTGAACGCTTCGCCCTGTGTGAACCGCAGCTCCTCTTCACCACCTCCACCCATGGATGCAGTCTGAACAG GTTCTACGCTCATGTTGAAGGAAATGAACCCACTCTGCTACTCCTTCGGACCTGTGATTCTGAG GTATGTGGGGCCTTTCTCTCAACCGACTGGGAGGAGCGCAAGCGAGGGGGGAATAAACTCAGCTTCTTTGGGACCGGAGAATGTTTCGTCTTCAGA CTGAAACCTGAGATGGAGAGATATGAGTGGGTGGTGATCCGGCACCCGGAGCTGGCCTCCTCCATCAAGGCCCAGAACGTTGAGGACGAGGCCCCCAGCGACGGCCAGAACCTCCCCGTGGAGAGGTCGTCCGCTGACCTCACCAACCGCCTGTCACCCTTCCTGTCGGCCCGCCACTTCCACCTCAACTCCCGGAACACCTCCATGTTCATGGCTGGGAACGTTGACTCCATCATAGTGG GAGGAGGCGACGGCAACGCGCTGTACATCGACGGTGAGCTGAACCACGGACGCACATCTCGCTGCACCACCTTTGACAACCCGCCTCTCTGCTCTAATGAGAGCTTTCAGGTGGCCCTGCTGGAGGTGTGGGGCTTCCAGGATGCCATGGCTTCAGATAGATAA
- the atp6v0cb gene encoding ATPase H+ transporting V0 subunit cb → MSSESPEYSPFFAVMGASAAMVFSALGAAYGTAKSGTGIAAMSVMRPELIMKSIIPVVMAGIIAIYGLVVAVLIANNISEKVTLYKSFLHLGAGLSVGLSGLAAGFAIGIVGDAGVRGTAQQPRLFVGMILILIFAEVLGLYGLIVALILSTK, encoded by the exons ATGTCGTCCGAAAGCCCCGAATACTCTCCATTCTTCGCAGTGATGGGTGCCTCTGCGGCTATGGTTTTCAGCG CCTTGGGAGCGGCCTACGGCACGGCTAAGAGTGGCACGGGGATCGCTGCCATGTCCGTGATGAGGCCGGAGCTCATCATGAAGTCCATCATCCCCGTGGTCATGGCGGGTATCATAGCCATCTACGGCCTGGTCGTAGCCGTCCTCATCGCCAACAACATCTCAGAGAAGGTCACCCTCTACAA GAGTTTCCTCCACCTAGGTGCCGGCCTCAGTGTGGGGCTGAGTGGGCTGGCAGCCGGCTTTGCCATCGGCATCGTGGGCGACGCGGGCGTCAGGGGCACGGCCCAGCAGCCCCGGCTCTTCGTGGGCATGATCCTCATCTTGATCTTCGCAGAGGTCCTAGGGCTCTACGGCCTCATCGTGGCCCTTATCCTGTCCACGAAATAG